A DNA window from Daucus carota subsp. sativus chromosome 3, DH1 v3.0, whole genome shotgun sequence contains the following coding sequences:
- the LOC108214511 gene encoding L-type lectin-domain containing receptor kinase IV.1-like, which yields MFPELAFLLIHFMCTLVSSDQQFGFTFNGFGPKDISLDGAAIRAPNGLLKLTNSTSQQGQAFYSNQVRFRNKQSAKSGTNASSVSSFSTTFVFAIVPEVYRLSAHGILFVVTPTKSLSRAPPFEYFGVFNPTNKTNATDHVFAVELDTIQNNQFGDLNYDHVGIDINSINSTISEQAGYFDDANKFQNLSLFSGQIMQLWVEYSGLEKQINVTLAPVGIRKPKRPLLSLSYDLDPVINEEMYVGFSSTTGTIIFTSHYVLGWSFMVNGRAEELDLSKLPRLPRIGPKKKSSFLTIWLPLILAIMMLVTFSAVFYYVRRKRKFAEVLEDWELEYGPHRFKYKDLYVATKGFKDKELLGIGGFGRVYRGVLPISEIEVAVKRISHESRQGMREFIAEIVSMGRLRHRNIVQLLGYCRRRGELLLVYDYMPNGSLDRLLHNNPEISLNWMQRFRVIKGVAAGLKYLHQDWEQVVIHRDIKASNVLLDSEMNGRLGDFGLARLYDHGTDTQTTHIVGTIGYLAPEHARTGKATTSTDVYSFGAFLLEVVCGRRPLDVQEEILLVDKVGSLWNKREIIRAVDHNLGVDYVAEEVELVLKLGLLCSSIDPNLRPSMEQVVHYLHGYESLPELSYFDSISQSEIAYKSDRGFSNFTTSSHPSSAVESFLSSGR from the coding sequence ATGTTTCCTGAACTTGCATTCCTGCTAATTCACTTTATGTGTACATTAGTTTCATCTGATCAACAATTTGGATTCACTTTCAATGGCTTCGGACCCAAAGACATCAGCCTTGACGGTGCAGCAATTCGCGCACCCAACGGTCTCTTAAAGCTAACAAATTCTACTTCTCAACAAGGCCAGGCCTTTTACTCCAACCAAGTCAGATTCAGAAACAAGCAGTCGGCAAAAAGTGGTACTAATGCTTCTTCGGTTTCTTCGTTCTCTACAACTTTTGTGTTTGCAATAGTCCCTGAAGTGTACCGATTGAGCGCTCACGGCATACTTTTTGTTGTCACACCAACAAAAAGCCTCTCCAGAGCTCCTCCGTTTGAGTATTTTGGTGTTTTTAATCCCACCAACAAGACCAatgccactgatcatgttttcGCGGTGGAGTTGGATACGATTCAAAACAATCAATTCGGAGATTTAAATTATGACCATGTTGGAATTGATATCAATAGCATAAATTCAACTATCTCTGAGCAAGCAGGCTATTTTGATGATGCAAATAAGTTTCAGAATTTGTCACTCTTTAGTGGACAAATAATGCAACTATGGGTGGAATATAGTGGCTTGGAGAAGCAGATTAATGTCACATTAGCTCCTGTAGGGATACGAAAGCCAAAGAGGCCACTCTTGTCTTTGAGTTATGATCTTGATCCAGTTATCAATGAAGAAATGTACGTGGGCTTCTCTTCCACCACGGGCACAATAATTTTTACATCTCATTATGTTCTTGGATGGAGCTTTATGGTGAATGGCAGAGCTGAGGAGCTTGATCTTTCGAAACTCCCCAGACTTCCTCGAATTGGGCCCAAGAAGAAGTCAAGTTTTCTGACAATTTGGTTACCATTGATTCTGGCAATTATGATGTTAGTGACATTTTCTGCCGTGTTTTATTATGTGAGGAGGAAAAGGAAATTTGCAGAAGTTCTTGAAGATTGGGAACTTGAATATGGGCCTCATAGATTTAAGTACAAGGATCTTTATGTGGCTACTAAAGGGTTTAAAGATAAGGAGCTGTTGGGGATTGGAGGTTTTGGTAGGGTGTACAGAGGGGTTCTTCCGATATCTGAAATAGAAGTTGCAGTTAAAAGAATTTCCCATGAATCAAGACAAGGGATGAGAGAATTCATTGCTGAAATTGTAAGCATGGGCAGGCTTAGACACCGGAATATAGTCCAGCTCTTGGGTTATTGTCGTCGAAGAGGTGAATTACTCTTAGTGTATGACTATATGCCTAACGGTAGTTTGGACAGGCTACTTCATAACAACCCTGAGATTAGTCTGAATTGGATGCAAAGATTTCGAGTCATCAAAGGTGTGGCAGCAGGACTTAAGTATCTACATCAAGACTGGGAGCAAGTGGTGATTCACAGAGATATCAAAGCTAGTAATGTGCTGCTAGATAGTGAAATGAACGGAAGACTAGGAGATTTTGGGCTAGCAAGACTGTATGATCATGGAACAGACACTCAAACTACTCATATTGTCGGAACAATTGGATACCTAGCCCCTGAACACGCCAGAACCGGGAAGGCCACAACTAGCACTGATGTCTACTCTTTTGGGGCATTTTTACTAGAGGTTGTTTGTGGTCGACGTCCCCTAGACGTACAAGAAGAAATACTTTTGGTGGACAAGGTTGGCTCTTTATGGAACAAACGTGAAATAATTCGGGCTGTTGATCATAATTTGGGGGTAGATTATGTTGCAGAGGAAGTGGAGTTGGTGTTGAAGCTTGGCTTGTTGTGCTCAAGTATTGACCCTAATCTCAGGCCAAGTATGGAGCAAGTTGTGCACTACTTACATGGTTACGAAAGTTTGCCAGAGCTATCTTATTTTGACAGTATTTCTCAGTCTGAAATCGCGTACAAAAGTGACAGAGGATTCAGTAATTTCACCACATCATCTCATCCGTCATCTGCTGTCGAATCATTTCTCAGCAGCGGTAGATGA
- the LOC108210482 gene encoding L-type lectin-domain containing receptor kinase S.4-like encodes MPKKITLLSSFIFLTIQAFCLDDFIFNGFKKPETNLSLSGTARIDKHGILQLTNNTGRLMGHALFPSPIQFKNSEDGPVKSFSTCFVFNIVPEYPRLGGHGLAFTVAPSQDFIKSALPSQYLGLLNATEVGNFSNHLFAVEFDTVQDFEFGDINDNHVGININSLVSNKSAKAAYFSDDLVQQDLNLKSGKTIVAWIEYDSIRNLVNVTLSPSFSKPRLPILSYKLDLSPIFQKSMYIGFSSSTGLLASSHYVLGWSFKTNGDAKVLNFKSLPSLSGHKKRSPVFKILVSVLSVLVVLGSVFLVLYALRKYKNRDIIEEWELEVGPHRFSYQELKKATKGFKESELLGAGGFGKVYKGILPSSKLEVAVKRISNESKQGLREFVSEITTIGKLRHRNLVQLQGWCRLRGDLLLVYDYMPNASLDRFLFEKPIAVLSWEQRFNIIKGVASGLFYLHEGYEQIVIHRDIKASNVLLDGDLNGRVGDFGMAKLYEHGENPTTTRVVGTLGYLAPELPRTGRATTSSDVFAFGTLLLEVVCGRRPIENRAPPEEFVLVDWVWDKWIQGKPFDVVDKKLEGEFDENEVVVVLKLGLMCSNHVAKSRPSMRQVVRYLEGEVGLPGMVRPPGGCYGDGKGGGEGFDDYINSFASSSFDKGSLYSEGAQADGDLSFVSVSASPMSLLLPPSLFMCPLWK; translated from the coding sequence ATGCCAAAAAAAATCACCCTTCTTTCATCCTTCATTTTCTTGACAATCCAAGCTTTCTGCCTAGATGATTTCATCTTCAATGGATTCAAGAAACCAGAAACCAATTTAAGCTTGAGTGGAACTGCAAGAATTGACAAACATGGCATCCTTCAGTTGACAAACAACACTGGTAGACTCATGGGCCATGCTCTTTTTCCCTCACCAATTCAGTTCAAGAACTCCGAAGATGGTCCTGTTAAGTCCTTCTCTACATGCTTTGTGTTCAACATAGTCCCTGAGTATCCAAGGCTTGGAGGCCATGGCTTGGCTTTCACTGTTGCACCATCTCAAGACTTCATCAAATCAGCTCTTCCAAGCCAGTACTTAGGCCTGCTTAATGCAACAGAAGTGGGTAATTTCTCCAACCATCTTTTTGCAGTTGAGTTTGATACAGTTCAAGACTTTGAGTTTGGTGATATAAATGATAATCATGTGGGGATCAATATCAACAGCTTAGTATCAAATAAATCAGCTAAAGCTGCTTACTTTTCTGATGATTTGGTTCAGCAAGATTTGAATCTCAAGAGTGGTAAGACTATTGTGGCTTGGATCGAATATGATTCGATTAGAAATTTAGTGAATGTTACTCTTTCACCATCTTTTTCAAAGCCCAGATTGCCAATTTTATCTTATAAGTTGGATCTTTCTCCAATTTTTCAGAAGAGTATGTATATTGGTTTTTCATCATCCACTGGTTTGCTTGCAAGTTCTCACTATGTTTTAGGATGGAGTTTCAAaactaatggagatgcaaagGTTTTGAATTTCAAGTCCTTGCCCTCACTTTCTGGTCACAAGAAGAGAAGCCCAGTTTTTAAGATTCTTGTCTCTGTACTTTCAGTGTTGGTTGTATTAGGTTCAGTTTTCTTGGTACTTTATGCTTTAAGAAAGTATAAGAACAGAGATATAATTGAAGAGTGGGAGCTTGAAGTTGGGCCTCATAGATTTTCATATCAAGAATTGAAGAAAGCTACTAAAGGGTTTAAAGAAAGTGAGTTACTTGGTGCTGGTGGATTTGGTAAAGTTTACAAAGGTATACTTCCTTCTTCGAAATTGGAAGTGGCTGTGAAGAGGATTTCGAATGAATCAAAGCAAGGTCTTCGCGAATTTGTGTCTGAAATAACTACAATTGGTAAGCTCCGGCATAGGAATTTAGTGCAATTACAAGGATGGTGTCGTCTTCGCGGTGATTTACTGCTTGTTTATGATTATATGCCTAATGCAAGTTTGGATAGATTCTTGTTTGAGAAGCCTATAGCAGTGCTAAGCTGGGAGCagagatttaatataattaaaggtGTCGCGTCCGGGCTATTCTATTTACATGAAGGGTATGAGCAGATTGTGATACACAGAGACATTAAGGCTAGTAATGTGTTGCTTGATGGTGATTTGAATGGCAGAGTTGGTGATTTTGGAATGGCAAAGCTATACGAGCACGGGGAGAATCCTACCACCACGCGTGTTGTGGGGACTTTGGGGTACCTTGCACCTGAGCTCCCTCGGACAGGAAGGGCCACAACAAGTTCTGATGTGTTTGCATTTGGTACATTGTTGCTGGAAGTTGTTTGTGGAAGAAGGCCTATCGAGAACAGGGCACCTCCTGAGGAATTTGTGTTGGTAGATTGGGTCTGGGATAAGTGGATACAAGGTAAGCCTTTTGATGTTGTGGATAAAAAGCTTGAGGGTGAGTTTGATGAGAATGAGGTAGTGGTAGTGTTGAAATTAGGACTAATGTGCTCGAATCATGTCGCGAAGTCCAGGCCTAGTATGAGGCAGGTTGTGAGGTACTTGGAAGGCGAGGTTGGGTTACCGGGAATGGTGAGACCACCCGGGGGGTGCTACGGTGATGGAAAGGGTGGCGGAGAAGGGTTCGATGACTATATCAATTCATTTGCATCATCTTCTTTCGATAAGGGGAGTTTATATTCTGAAGGAGCTCAAGCAGATGGTGATCTTAGTTTTGTTTCTGTTTCTGCTTCACCAATGTcattgctactccctccgtccctatttatgtgtccactttggaagtaa
- the LOC108212781 gene encoding eukaryotic translation initiation factor 4B3 — MKFGAFDSLRERRGGGFERDESWGKKKEDVGSVRPKLNLQPRKVPIGEEVQNGGVVKPKGLNPFGDARPREEVLREKGQDWKEVDKKLESLKLKENEAISDGPGFGKRSFGSGNGQSGGNGDRSERSWRKPVDVDVHPQRQLWRQLRMSLMVRVRRMALMGMMMVMMMVMAIRMIEMNLPS, encoded by the exons ATGAAGTTTGGTGCTTTTGATAGTTTGAGGGAGAGGAGAGGGGGTGGGTTTGAGAGAGACGAGAGTTGGGGGAAGAAGAAGGAGGATGTGGGAAGTGTTAGGCCTAAGCTTAATTTGCAGCCGAGGAAGGTGCCCATTGGTGAGGAGGTGCAGAATGGCGGTGTTGTTAAGCCAAAAGGGTTGAATCCTTTTGGTGATGCTAGGCCTAGGGAGGAGGTCTTGAGGGAAAAGGGACAGGATTGGAAGGAGGTTGATAAAAAGTTGGAGTCTTTGAAGTTGAAGGAAAATGAGGCAATAAGTGATGGACCTGGTTTTGGGAAGAGAAGTTTTGGTAGTGGGAATGGGCAGAGTGGTGGAAATGGTGATAGGTCGGAGAGGAGCTGGAGGAAGCCTGTTGATGTGGATGTTCATCCGCAGAG GCAATTGTGGAGGCAACTAAGGATGTCATTGATGGTGAGAGTTCGGAGAATGGCATTGATGgggatgatgatggtgatgatgatggtgatggcGATCAGGATGATTGAAATGAATCTACCTAGCTAG